Proteins encoded by one window of Nocardia goodfellowii:
- a CDS encoding YbaB/EbfC family nucleoid-associated protein has protein sequence MSAEMDALVANATAKLEALEAALYGLKQVRGEFTTEDGAVSVTVDSDGALIGLRLSETVTSMAPAEVSQLIIWACRQAAEDAGGQRSNVIAALNESFAPAAEATPGVVGGGRDSA, from the coding sequence ATGAGTGCGGAGATGGACGCGCTGGTCGCCAACGCGACGGCGAAGCTGGAAGCCCTGGAGGCCGCGCTGTACGGCCTCAAGCAGGTGCGCGGGGAGTTCACCACCGAGGACGGCGCGGTCAGCGTCACCGTGGACAGCGACGGCGCGCTCATCGGGCTGCGGCTGTCGGAAACGGTCACCTCGATGGCGCCCGCCGAGGTCAGCCAGCTCATCATCTGGGCCTGCCGGCAGGCCGCGGAGGACGCGGGCGGGCAGCGCTCGAACGTCATTGCCGCACTGAACGAGTCGTTCGCACCCGCCGCGGAGGCCACTCCGGGGGTCGTTGGGGGCGGTCGAGATAGTGCCTGA
- a CDS encoding primosomal protein, giving the protein MASGDIVPIELGLTDGDLVTLWAPRWRDGDDEWEAFLGHEDSLYGFESVAELAAFIRTDSDNDLVDHPAWKVVAGLSAAELEPEDAHTYDLVAVPELAAGDPDVDTVAELEDTLSMVRNIGEVCELDVVTKFFGSHPALGALAAGASFFADREGEEIWDQIGAAIVKDWDNVLDAVDSVVSVPAVDKEALAVAEAELLAAEENIVDADDAADSEEEEEFETVDLTKDDEDEDDEDEVDDSFWHEVGIDPVKIVTSEGTYFTLRCYLDDEPIFLGKDGTITVFGSERALARYLADDHEHDLARVSTYTDVQTAAVDGSLEVEVTDENVYVLPGLSEDLGEGPDAVDLEQLELAVELFTDASDYAEDDAVEQALAVSTPLGWYVSYLLNPDPTRMAPSPPFDAESKAWRELERNFESRLDPQK; this is encoded by the coding sequence ATGGCTTCTGGAGACATCGTCCCGATCGAGCTCGGCCTGACCGACGGCGATCTCGTCACACTGTGGGCACCGCGCTGGCGAGACGGTGACGACGAGTGGGAGGCGTTCCTCGGACACGAGGATTCGCTGTACGGTTTCGAGTCGGTCGCGGAGCTGGCCGCGTTCATCCGGACGGACTCCGACAACGACCTTGTCGACCATCCCGCGTGGAAGGTCGTCGCCGGTCTGTCGGCGGCCGAACTGGAGCCTGAGGACGCGCACACCTACGATCTGGTCGCGGTGCCGGAGCTGGCCGCCGGTGATCCCGACGTGGACACCGTCGCCGAGCTCGAGGACACCCTGTCGATGGTGCGCAACATCGGTGAGGTGTGCGAGCTGGATGTCGTCACCAAGTTCTTCGGCTCGCATCCGGCGCTCGGCGCGCTGGCCGCCGGGGCGAGCTTCTTCGCCGATCGCGAGGGCGAGGAGATCTGGGATCAGATCGGCGCCGCCATCGTCAAGGACTGGGACAACGTCCTCGACGCCGTCGACTCGGTGGTGTCCGTTCCCGCCGTGGACAAGGAGGCGCTCGCGGTCGCCGAGGCGGAGCTGCTCGCCGCCGAGGAGAACATCGTCGACGCCGATGACGCGGCCGACAGCGAGGAAGAAGAGGAATTCGAAACCGTCGACCTGACCAAGGACGACGAGGACGAAGACGACGAGGACGAGGTGGACGACTCGTTCTGGCACGAGGTCGGCATCGACCCGGTCAAGATCGTCACCTCCGAGGGCACCTACTTCACGCTGCGCTGCTACCTCGACGACGAGCCGATCTTCCTCGGTAAAGACGGCACCATCACGGTATTCGGTTCGGAGCGGGCCCTGGCGCGCTACCTGGCCGACGATCACGAGCACGATCTGGCCCGGGTCAGCACCTACACCGACGTGCAGACCGCGGCGGTGGACGGTTCGCTCGAGGTCGAGGTCACCGACGAGAACGTCTATGTGCTGCCTGGTCTGAGTGAGGATCTGGGCGAGGGCCCGGACGCGGTGGATCTGGAACAGCTCGAGCTGGCGGTGGAATTGTTCACCGACGCTTCCGATTACGCCGAGGACGACGCGGTCGAGCAGGCGCTGGCGGTGTCGACGCCGCTGGGCTGGTATGTGTCCTACCTGCTCAATCCGGATCCGACCCGGATGGCGCCGAGCCCGCCGTTCGACGCGGAGTCGAAGGCGTGGCGGGAGCTGGAGCGCAACTTCGAGTCACGGCTCGACCCGCAGAAGTAA
- a CDS encoding adenosine deaminase, which translates to MTGPMPLTLASIRQAPKALLHDHLDGGLRPATVLELAADCGYDQLPADDAVTLGNWFRNAANSGSLERYLETFDHTVAVMQTPEGLRRVARECAQDLAADGVVYAEVRFAPEQHLEQGLTLDEVVEHTLAGFREGEALAAQDGRPIVVTCLLTAMRHAARSREIAELTVRWRDRGVGGFDIAGAEAGYPPSRHLDAFEYMRANSAYFTIHAGEAFGLPSIHEALAFCGCDRLGHGVRITDDITVPGGIEDAQLGLVAKYVRDKRIPLELCPSSNVQTGAVPSIDKHPFDLLARLRFRVTVNTDNRLMSDTSMSQEMLKLVAAFDYGWSDLERFTINAMKSAFIPFPERLRIIDDIIKPGYAVLLG; encoded by the coding sequence ATGACAGGACCGATGCCTTTGACGCTTGCCTCGATCCGCCAAGCTCCCAAGGCGCTGCTGCACGATCACCTCGACGGTGGTCTGCGGCCCGCGACCGTGCTGGAGCTCGCCGCCGATTGCGGTTACGACCAACTACCCGCCGATGATGCCGTCACCCTCGGCAATTGGTTCCGCAACGCCGCCAACAGCGGGTCGCTGGAACGGTATCTGGAAACCTTCGACCACACCGTCGCCGTCATGCAGACCCCCGAGGGCTTGCGCCGGGTCGCTCGCGAGTGCGCCCAGGACCTCGCCGCCGACGGCGTGGTCTACGCCGAGGTGCGCTTCGCTCCCGAGCAACATCTCGAGCAGGGCCTGACCCTGGACGAAGTGGTGGAACACACCCTCGCCGGTTTCCGCGAAGGCGAGGCGCTCGCCGCGCAGGATGGCCGCCCGATCGTGGTGACCTGCCTGCTCACCGCGATGCGGCACGCGGCGCGCTCGCGGGAGATCGCCGAGCTCACCGTGCGCTGGCGCGATCGCGGCGTCGGCGGGTTCGACATCGCCGGCGCCGAAGCGGGTTATCCGCCCAGCCGGCACCTGGACGCCTTCGAATACATGCGGGCCAACAGCGCCTACTTCACGATCCACGCCGGTGAGGCGTTCGGCCTGCCGTCGATCCACGAGGCGCTGGCGTTCTGCGGCTGCGACCGACTCGGCCACGGTGTCCGCATCACCGACGACATCACGGTGCCGGGCGGGATCGAAGACGCCCAGCTGGGCTTGGTCGCGAAGTACGTGCGGGACAAGCGCATACCGCTGGAGCTGTGCCCGTCGTCGAACGTGCAGACCGGCGCGGTGCCCTCGATCGACAAGCATCCGTTCGACTTGCTCGCGCGGCTGCGCTTCCGGGTCACCGTCAACACCGACAACCGCCTCATGAGTGACACCAGCATGAGCCAGGAGATGCTGAAGCTGGTGGCGGCCTTCGACTACGGCTGGTCGGATCTGGAGCGTTTCACCATCAACGCGATGAAGTCGGCGTTCATCCCGTTCCCGGAGCGGCTGCGCATCATCGACGACATCATCAAGCCCGGCTACGCCGTCCTGCTCGGTTGA
- a CDS encoding thymidine phosphorylase, which produces MAALDAVSIITTKRDGGELSDTQIDWVVDAFTKGEVADEQMSALAMAIVWRGMTRRETARWTAAMIASGSRMDFTDLPRPTVDKHSTGGVGDKITLPLAPLVAACGAAVPQLSGRGLGHTGGTLDKLESIPGWRADVPVARMREILTDPAIGAVVCAAGADLAPADKRLYALRDVTGTVESIPLIASSIMSKKIAEGTAALVLDVKVGAGAFMKSLADARELATAMVELGTDSGVRTVALLTSMDTPLGRTAGNALEVAESVEVLAGGGPADIVELTLALAREMVALAGLDVDPAEVLADGRAMDQWRAMIAAQGGDPDAPLPAAKHTETVRAQRAGVLTRLDAMGIGLAAWRLGAGRARQDDPVQFGAGVEMHAKPGDSVTAGQPLLTLHTDTPEAFAGALAAASAAFDIGAAEEKPATALILDRVAR; this is translated from the coding sequence ATGGCGGCGCTGGATGCGGTTTCGATCATTACCACCAAGCGGGACGGCGGGGAGCTCTCCGACACCCAGATCGATTGGGTGGTGGACGCTTTCACCAAGGGCGAGGTCGCCGACGAGCAGATGAGCGCGCTGGCGATGGCGATCGTGTGGCGGGGGATGACGCGTCGGGAGACGGCACGGTGGACGGCCGCGATGATCGCCTCCGGCAGCCGGATGGACTTCACCGATCTGCCGCGGCCGACGGTCGACAAGCATTCCACGGGCGGGGTGGGGGACAAGATCACGTTGCCGCTGGCGCCGCTGGTGGCGGCGTGCGGGGCCGCGGTACCGCAGCTGTCGGGCCGCGGGCTCGGGCACACCGGCGGCACCCTGGACAAGCTGGAGTCGATTCCCGGCTGGCGGGCCGACGTCCCGGTCGCGCGGATGCGGGAGATCCTGACGGATCCGGCGATCGGCGCGGTGGTGTGCGCGGCGGGTGCCGATCTGGCCCCGGCCGACAAACGCCTCTACGCGTTGCGCGACGTCACCGGGACTGTGGAGTCGATTCCGCTGATCGCCAGCTCGATCATGAGCAAGAAGATCGCGGAGGGCACGGCGGCGCTGGTGCTCGATGTGAAGGTCGGCGCGGGCGCGTTCATGAAGTCGCTCGCGGACGCGCGTGAATTGGCCACGGCCATGGTGGAACTGGGTACCGACTCCGGTGTCCGCACGGTGGCCTTGCTGACCTCGATGGATACTCCGCTGGGGCGCACCGCGGGCAACGCGCTCGAGGTCGCCGAGTCGGTCGAGGTGCTCGCGGGCGGGGGTCCGGCCGACATCGTCGAACTGACCCTCGCGCTGGCGCGAGAAATGGTGGCGCTGGCCGGTCTGGATGTCGATCCCGCCGAGGTCCTCGCCGACGGCCGGGCGATGGACCAGTGGCGCGCGATGATCGCGGCACAGGGCGGCGATCCGGACGCACCGCTCCCGGCCGCGAAGCACACCGAAACCGTTCGGGCGCAACGTGCCGGCGTGCTCACCCGGCTCGACGCGATGGGCATCGGCCTGGCCGCGTGGCGACTCGGGGCGGGCCGCGCCCGGCAGGATGACCCGGTCCAGTTCGGCGCGGGGGTGGAAATGCATGCCAAACCGGGTGATTCCGTCACCGCCGGGCAACCGTTGCTCACCCTGCACACCGATACCCCCGAGGCGTTTGCGGGAGCGCTGGCCGCCGCCTCGGCCGCGTTCGACATCGGCGCCGCCGAGGAGAAGCCCGCGACGGCGTTGATCCTCGACCGCGTCGCCCGCTGA
- a CDS encoding cytidine deaminase produces the protein MPEIDWNVLRDNAIQVMRNAYAPYSRFPVGAAALSSDGRIVSGCNVENVSYGLGLCAECVLIGNLHSGGGGRLLALSVTDSRGEILMPCGRCRQLLYEHGGPGLMVDHKAGPKPLRELLPDAFGPDDLDAGQV, from the coding sequence ATGCCGGAAATCGACTGGAATGTCCTGCGTGACAATGCAATTCAAGTAATGCGCAATGCCTATGCGCCGTACTCGCGGTTTCCGGTCGGGGCTGCGGCTCTCAGCTCGGATGGCCGAATTGTGAGCGGTTGCAATGTGGAAAATGTCTCATATGGATTGGGCCTCTGCGCCGAATGCGTACTCATCGGTAACCTCCATTCCGGCGGCGGGGGACGTCTGCTCGCCCTCTCGGTCACCGATTCCCGCGGCGAAATCTTGATGCCCTGCGGACGCTGCCGCCAGCTCCTCTACGAACACGGCGGCCCCGGCCTGATGGTCGACCACAAGGCCGGGCCCAAGCCCCTGCGTGAGCTACTGCCCGACGCCTTCGGTCCGGACGACCTGGACGCCGGGCAAGTGTGA
- the sdhC gene encoding succinate dehydrogenase, cytochrome b556 subunit, with amino-acid sequence MTTIEAPAQPKRKTLYRGDPGMWSWALHRITGVTIFFFLFVHVLDTALVRVSPDTYDQAIETYKNPLVALMEMGLVVCVLFHALNGVRVILVDFWAKGPKYQKVMLWFILAVWALLAIPAIGRMFFYLFTEH; translated from the coding sequence ATGACCACGATAGAAGCTCCGGCCCAGCCGAAGCGGAAGACGCTGTATCGAGGCGACCCGGGCATGTGGTCCTGGGCGCTGCACCGGATCACCGGTGTCACCATCTTCTTCTTCCTCTTCGTGCACGTCTTGGACACCGCACTGGTCCGGGTCAGCCCCGATACCTACGACCAGGCCATCGAGACCTACAAGAACCCGCTCGTCGCGCTCATGGAAATGGGCCTCGTGGTCTGCGTCCTCTTTCACGCGCTCAACGGCGTTCGCGTGATCCTGGTCGACTTCTGGGCCAAGGGCCCGAAGTACCAGAAGGTGATGCTGTGGTTCATCCTCGCGGTCTGGGCCCTGCTGGCCATCCCCGCCATCGGCCGCATGTTCTTCTACCTCTTTACGGAGCACTGA
- a CDS encoding succinate dehydrogenase hydrophobic membrane anchor subunit, whose protein sequence is MSAPVIGKSYDRPASLDLPRSPRARSNNNFEKYAWLFMRFSGLLLIILVLGHMTIMLLLDGGVKRLNFAFVAGRWSSPFWQIWDLTMLWLAQLHGGNGLRTVIDDYSRKDSTRFWLKTALAVSLILIMGVGTYVIFTFDPNIS, encoded by the coding sequence ATGAGCGCCCCCGTCATCGGCAAGTCTTACGACCGCCCCGCGAGCCTGGACCTGCCGCGCTCGCCGCGAGCCCGCTCCAACAACAACTTCGAGAAGTACGCGTGGCTGTTCATGCGCTTCTCCGGCCTGCTGCTGATCATCCTCGTGCTCGGCCACATGACGATCATGCTGCTGCTCGACGGCGGCGTGAAGCGCCTCAACTTCGCCTTCGTGGCGGGCCGCTGGTCCTCGCCGTTCTGGCAGATCTGGGACCTCACCATGCTGTGGCTGGCTCAGCTGCACGGCGGCAACGGCCTGCGCACCGTCATCGACGATTACTCGCGCAAAGACTCCACCCGCTTCTGGCTGAAGACCGCGCTGGCGGTGTCCCTGATCCTGATCATGGGCGTCGGCACCTACGTCATCTTCACCTTCGACCCCAACATCAGTTAG